Proteins encoded within one genomic window of Kibdelosporangium phytohabitans:
- a CDS encoding energy-coupling factor ABC transporter ATP-binding protein has product MDVTPALLVERLAYAYPDGTQALFGVDLRIDPGERVAVLGPNGAGKTTMVMHLNGVLQAGAGRIAVAGLPVEKANLKEIRRRVGVVFQDPDDQLFMPTVGEDVAFGPANFGVTGAALGTAVSSALDAVGMAHLRDKSPLHLSFGQRRRVAVATVLACDPEILVLDEPSANLEPIARRELAEVLLSLNRTMLMVTHDLPYALQLCPRSILIDGGVIVADGPTEKILADTELLAQHRLELPYGFRIPT; this is encoded by the coding sequence GTGGACGTGACCCCCGCGCTGCTGGTCGAACGACTCGCGTACGCCTACCCGGATGGCACACAAGCGCTGTTCGGCGTGGACCTGCGCATCGACCCAGGCGAACGAGTCGCGGTCCTCGGCCCGAACGGCGCCGGGAAAACCACGATGGTGATGCACCTCAACGGGGTGCTGCAGGCGGGCGCCGGGCGGATCGCGGTGGCGGGCCTGCCGGTGGAGAAGGCGAACCTCAAGGAGATCCGGCGGCGCGTCGGCGTGGTGTTCCAGGACCCCGACGACCAGTTGTTCATGCCGACAGTCGGCGAGGACGTCGCCTTCGGGCCAGCGAACTTCGGCGTGACCGGCGCGGCACTGGGCACGGCCGTGAGCTCGGCCCTCGACGCGGTGGGCATGGCGCACCTGCGCGACAAGTCCCCGCTGCACCTGTCATTCGGCCAACGACGACGGGTCGCGGTGGCGACCGTGCTGGCGTGCGACCCGGAGATCCTGGTGCTGGACGAGCCGTCGGCGAACCTGGAACCGATCGCCCGGAGAGAACTGGCGGAAGTGCTGCTCTCGTTGAACCGCACCATGTTGATGGTCACGCACGATTTGCCGTACGCGCTTCAGCTGTGCCCACGGAGCATTCTGATCGACGGCGGCGTGATCGTGGCGGACGGTCCGACGGAGAAGATCTTGGCCGACACGGAACTGCTTGCGCAGCACAGGCTTGAACTGCCGTACGGATTCCGTATCCCGACCTGA
- the cbiQ gene encoding cobalt ECF transporter T component CbiQ: MGAGHSHLLYRAGDSAVHRVAPQIKIVAALAMVLCVVATPRSEFGAFAAYLVVLVAIWSVARVPVRWFAARAVIEVPFVVLAVLLPFVGGGPRTDFLGLPVSVEGSLAGWNILVKGTLGVLVSLTMAATTSQRDLIAGLQRLRVPSLFVTIATLMVRYVEVIVEEARRMRIARISRGHDPRFLWQLGATARGIGTLFIRSYERGERVHIAMVSRGWSGVLPDANQERPAIGVWVAGLVPAAIFAVTLTVSLWT; this comes from the coding sequence GTGGGCGCGGGGCACAGCCACCTGTTGTACCGCGCAGGTGACTCGGCGGTGCACCGCGTCGCACCGCAGATCAAGATCGTCGCTGCGCTGGCGATGGTGCTGTGCGTCGTGGCGACACCGCGCAGTGAGTTCGGTGCGTTCGCGGCGTACCTCGTCGTCCTGGTCGCGATCTGGAGCGTTGCCCGCGTGCCCGTGCGCTGGTTCGCGGCGCGTGCGGTGATCGAGGTTCCCTTCGTCGTGCTCGCCGTGCTGCTGCCGTTCGTCGGTGGCGGGCCCCGCACGGACTTCCTCGGCTTGCCCGTGTCGGTGGAAGGTTCGCTGGCCGGGTGGAACATCCTGGTCAAGGGCACATTGGGCGTGCTCGTGTCGCTGACCATGGCCGCGACGACGAGCCAGCGTGACCTGATCGCCGGTCTGCAACGACTGCGCGTGCCCAGTCTGTTCGTCACGATCGCGACGCTGATGGTGCGGTACGTGGAGGTCATCGTCGAAGAAGCCCGACGGATGCGCATCGCCCGCATCAGCCGTGGACACGACCCCCGGTTCCTGTGGCAGCTAGGAGCGACCGCACGCGGTATCGGCACGCTGTTCATCCGCTCCTATGAACGCGGCGAGCGCGTACACATCGCCATGGTGTCCAGGGGTTGGTCGGGCGTGCTGCCCGACGCGAACCAGGAACGCCCAGCGATCGGCGTGTGGGTGGCGGGGCTGGTGCCCGCGGCCATATTCGCCGTCACCCTTACGGTGTCGCTGTGGACGTGA
- a CDS encoding TetR/AcrR family transcriptional regulator — MTRRGRPGYDLESLLAVAVKLFNERGYEATSMEELSRKLGITKSAIYYHVASKDELLRLAVDRALDGLFAVAAEAKNRDGAAIDRLEFLVRGSIKVLVERLPFVTLLLRVRGNTKVERAALTRRREFDLLVTELVEQAEAEGDVRTDIDPSVTARLLFGTVNSLIEWYRPRGGLGDGELADAVCAITFDGLRTR, encoded by the coding sequence ATGACCCGACGAGGCCGTCCGGGATACGACCTCGAATCGCTGCTCGCGGTCGCGGTCAAACTGTTCAACGAACGCGGGTACGAGGCCACCAGCATGGAGGAGCTGTCCCGCAAACTCGGGATCACCAAATCCGCCATCTACTACCACGTGGCCAGCAAGGACGAACTGCTCCGGCTGGCGGTCGACCGCGCGCTCGACGGCTTGTTCGCCGTGGCCGCCGAGGCGAAAAATCGCGACGGGGCAGCCATCGACCGGCTGGAATTCCTGGTCCGGGGCAGTATCAAAGTGCTCGTCGAGCGGCTGCCGTTCGTCACGCTGCTGCTGCGCGTGCGCGGGAACACCAAGGTGGAACGCGCCGCGCTGACCCGCAGGCGCGAGTTCGACCTCCTGGTCACCGAACTGGTGGAACAGGCTGAGGCCGAAGGTGACGTACGGACGGATATCGACCCGTCGGTGACGGCCCGGCTGCTGTTCGGGACCGTCAACTCACTCATCGAGTGGTATCGCCCACGCGGTGGGCTCGGCGACGGGGAGCTGGCCGACGCGGTCTGCGCGATCACCTTCGACGGCCTGCGAACGCGCTAG
- the paaI gene encoding hydroxyphenylacetyl-CoA thioesterase PaaI: MFEADAASRALGIELIEAADGRAVTRMRVTAQMVNGHDIAHGGFVFLLADTTFALACNSHGPVTVAAGADITFVASARAGDVLIAHAEERTRYGRSGIYDVTVKRDGEVIAEFRGRSRVINR, encoded by the coding sequence ATGTTCGAAGCAGACGCGGCGTCGCGGGCACTGGGCATAGAACTCATCGAAGCAGCCGACGGCCGTGCCGTCACCAGGATGCGGGTCACAGCACAGATGGTGAACGGCCACGACATCGCGCACGGCGGCTTCGTTTTCCTGCTCGCCGACACGACTTTCGCGCTCGCGTGCAACAGCCACGGGCCCGTCACCGTCGCCGCGGGCGCCGACATCACGTTCGTCGCCTCGGCGCGGGCGGGCGATGTTCTCATAGCGCACGCCGAGGAAAGGACGCGCTACGGCCGGAGCGGGATTTACGACGTGACAGTGAAGCGCGACGGTGAAGTGATCGCCGAGTTCCGGGGCCGCAGCCGGGTGATCAACCGATGA
- a CDS encoding PDGLE domain-containing protein — translation MTSRRGLFFVGFALVALILAGGVSYFADSDPDGLDHSTLQGCTVGENEQLSGNCIAQGAKEHALKDSPLADYSVGGDDTLAGVAGVIGVIATLAVAGGFFWLLRKRSPKDT, via the coding sequence GTGACCAGTCGTCGTGGCCTGTTCTTCGTCGGGTTCGCCCTTGTCGCCCTGATCCTCGCGGGTGGCGTGTCCTATTTCGCCGACTCCGATCCGGACGGTCTCGACCACTCGACGCTGCAGGGCTGCACCGTCGGGGAAAACGAGCAGCTGTCAGGCAACTGCATCGCGCAGGGCGCGAAAGAACACGCGCTCAAGGACAGCCCGCTCGCGGACTACTCCGTCGGCGGTGACGACACCTTGGCCGGTGTCGCCGGTGTGATCGGCGTGATCGCGACCCTGGCGGTCGCCGGTGGTTTCTTCTGGTTGTTGCGCAAGCGTTCGCCGAAGGACACGTAG
- a CDS encoding energy-coupling factor ABC transporter permease, whose protein sequence is MPTSVAMHMSDGLLNAPTSILFGAIAVLGLVFATIGARRDLDDRTAPMAGLVAAFIFAVQMLNFPVLPGVSGHLLGGALAAILVGPWSGALCVTIVLVLQALLFADGGLTALGANITNMALIGTAAGYLVAVLLRKIAARNKVGLVAVAFIAAFCNTVIASLGFVLEFAIGGDPAFALGGVAATVIGVHCLIGIGEGVITALTVGAVGAVRPDLVHLLRGTSRPLVLKEAS, encoded by the coding sequence ATGCCCACCTCCGTGGCGATGCACATGAGCGACGGTCTGCTCAACGCCCCGACGTCGATCCTCTTCGGTGCGATCGCGGTGCTCGGCCTGGTGTTCGCGACGATCGGCGCGCGGCGTGACCTCGACGACCGCACCGCACCGATGGCGGGCCTGGTCGCGGCGTTCATCTTCGCCGTGCAGATGTTGAACTTCCCCGTGCTACCCGGCGTGAGCGGGCACCTGCTCGGCGGTGCGCTCGCCGCGATCCTCGTCGGGCCGTGGTCCGGCGCACTGTGCGTGACAATTGTGCTTGTCCTCCAAGCGTTGTTGTTCGCTGACGGCGGTTTGACCGCTTTGGGGGCGAACATCACGAACATGGCGTTGATCGGCACCGCCGCCGGCTACCTGGTCGCGGTCCTGTTGCGCAAAATCGCCGCCCGCAACAAGGTCGGTCTCGTCGCGGTGGCGTTCATCGCGGCCTTCTGCAACACGGTGATCGCGTCGCTCGGTTTCGTGCTCGAGTTCGCGATCGGCGGCGATCCCGCGTTCGCGCTGGGCGGCGTGGCCGCGACGGTGATCGGTGTGCACTGTCTCATCGGGATCGGCGAGGGCGTCATCACCGCGCTCACAGTCGGCGCCGTCGGTGCTGTGCGCCCCGATCTGGTGCACCTGCTGCGCGGTACTTCTCGCCCGCTCGTGCTCAAGGAGGCGTCGTGA
- a CDS encoding thiolase family protein — MAEAFVVDGVRTAQGRYGGVLAGVRPDDLAALVVAEAVRRAGVAAGEIDEVILGAANQSGEDNRNVARMAVLLAGLPHTVPGYTVNRLCASGLTAVAAAAQAIKSGDADIVVAGGVESMTRAPWVMAKPGTPWAKPGEIADTSLGWRFTNPKFQGKTTLPMGETAEEVATLDGITRADSDAFALRSHTRAIAAIDAGRFEREIVPVPVKDGTVTVDEGPRRGTTLEKLGTLKTVFRKDGIVTAGSSSPLSDGAAALVLASEAAVERLGLNPRARVVASASAGVEPHIMGLGPVPATEKVLTRTGWQRDDLTVELNEAFAAQSLAVIRRLKLDEERVNADGGAIALGHPLGCSGARLVVTLLGRMERENSSRGIATLCVGVGQGVTVAFERP; from the coding sequence ATGGCCGAGGCATTCGTGGTTGACGGTGTCCGAACAGCGCAGGGCCGGTACGGCGGGGTGCTCGCCGGGGTCCGGCCGGACGATCTGGCCGCCCTCGTGGTGGCCGAAGCGGTGCGCCGGGCGGGGGTGGCGGCCGGCGAGATCGACGAGGTGATCCTCGGTGCGGCCAACCAGTCCGGTGAGGACAACCGCAACGTCGCCAGAATGGCGGTGCTGCTGGCCGGACTGCCGCACACGGTCCCTGGCTACACCGTGAACCGCTTGTGCGCCAGTGGTTTGACCGCTGTCGCGGCCGCGGCGCAGGCGATCAAGTCCGGCGACGCGGACATCGTCGTCGCGGGTGGCGTCGAGTCGATGACGCGTGCGCCGTGGGTGATGGCCAAACCGGGAACACCGTGGGCCAAACCGGGCGAGATCGCCGACACGTCGTTGGGCTGGCGGTTCACCAACCCGAAGTTCCAAGGCAAAACCACGCTGCCCATGGGTGAGACGGCCGAGGAAGTGGCCACTCTGGACGGCATCACCCGCGCGGACTCCGACGCGTTCGCACTGCGCAGCCACACGCGGGCGATCGCCGCGATCGACGCTGGGCGCTTCGAACGCGAGATCGTCCCGGTACCCGTCAAGGACGGAACCGTGACGGTGGACGAGGGGCCCCGCCGCGGTACGACGCTCGAAAAGCTCGGCACGCTCAAGACCGTCTTCCGCAAGGACGGCATCGTGACCGCCGGTTCGTCGTCCCCGTTGTCCGACGGCGCGGCAGCGCTCGTGCTCGCTAGCGAGGCCGCCGTCGAGCGCCTCGGCCTCAACCCACGCGCACGGGTTGTCGCCAGCGCCAGTGCGGGTGTCGAGCCGCACATCATGGGACTGGGACCCGTGCCCGCGACGGAGAAGGTGCTCACGCGCACGGGTTGGCAGCGTGACGACCTCACTGTCGAGTTGAACGAGGCATTCGCCGCGCAAAGCCTGGCGGTGATCCGTCGGTTGAAGCTGGATGAGGAACGCGTCAACGCCGACGGCGGGGCCATCGCGTTGGGCCACCCTCTCGGTTGCTCCGGCGCTCGCCTGGTGGTCACTCTGCTGGGCCGTATGGAGCGCGAGAACAGCAGCCGGGGCATCGCGACGTTGTGCGTCGGCGTCGGCCAGGGCGTCACGGTCGCGTTCGAGCGACCCTGA
- a CDS encoding histone-like nucleoid-structuring protein Lsr2: MAQRVTVQLVDDLDGTAADDISTVSFALDGVSYEIDLTEANAEKLRSGLEEFVNSARRTGGRVKRGAAPAKRAGSPASREQTKAIRDWARQNGFELSDRGRIPANVIEAFEAAHTGKGKKKAEPAFSS, from the coding sequence ATGGCTCAGAGGGTCACCGTCCAGTTGGTTGATGACCTCGACGGCACCGCCGCCGACGACATCAGCACCGTGAGCTTCGCACTCGACGGCGTGAGTTACGAGATCGACCTCACCGAGGCCAACGCCGAGAAGTTGCGTTCCGGCCTCGAGGAGTTCGTGAACTCCGCCCGTCGCACCGGCGGTCGCGTCAAGCGCGGCGCCGCCCCGGCCAAACGCGCCGGATCGCCCGCGAGCCGGGAGCAGACCAAGGCCATTCGTGACTGGGCCCGGCAGAACGGCTTCGAGCTTTCCGACCGCGGTCGTATTCCGGCCAACGTCATCGAGGCCTTCGAGGCCGCGCACACCGGCAAGGGCAAGAAGAAGGCTGAGCCGGCATTCTCGTCGTGA